The sequence ACTATATTTTTCTTTATCAAATTCTCTATCACATCTTTTACATCGTGATGAGACTTATATCTTTTATCAAACATTTTTTTATATGACTAGGTCATATCCTCCTTACTTTATTGTCTTAAGTTTTAAGATATGCCATGTTACTCCAATAAACACTACTGCTAAAAATACCTGCATATGTGTATTTGTAACTTTTGACATTGAATATCCAATTCCCAATGTAAGTATAATCAGGACAATTATTTTATTTCCCACTGTTATACCTTTTTTCTCTCGGTAGTCCTGGATATATTTTCCAAAAACTCTGTTATTTATAATATAGTTATAAAATCTATCTGATGACTTGCTAAATGAATATGTTGCCAAAAGTAAAAATGGTGTAGTGGGGAGAAGGGGGAGGAAAATCCCCACTGTTCCCAATATTAATGACACTATTCCTATCATAAAAAGCAACTTCTTTTTCATTTTATTCTCTCCAATTCATCTCATATTAAAATCTGTATCCTGCTTTAACTCCAATACTTATATCATCCTTTTCACTATTTGTTATATAAGTTCCTTCTAATCCATAACTCA is a genomic window of Fusobacterium sp. DD2 containing:
- a CDS encoding YbaN family protein — encoded protein: MKKKLLFMIGIVSLILGTVGIFLPLLPTTPFLLLATYSFSKSSDRFYNYIINNRVFGKYIQDYREKKGITVGNKIIVLIILTLGIGYSMSKVTNTHMQVFLAVVFIGVTWHILKLKTIK